In a genomic window of Myotis daubentonii chromosome X, mMyoDau2.1, whole genome shotgun sequence:
- the LOC132223398 gene encoding melanoma-associated antigen 9-like — protein MPWQPFQGANLKMGGPAAKMRRVQTLRGSPEDDADSLLHKALHLKTMEMVEFLLLKYREKEPVTKAEMLSSVIKELQDHFPEIFSNAAEFMQVVFGIDVKEVDHSTHIYLLVTTLGLTYDGMVSDGHRYPNTGLLVTVLRVIAVHDDCAPEEKVWDALNILGVHDGKEHWLYGEPRELLTKVWVQKQYLVYHQVPNSYPARYEFLWGLRAHAETTISKALEFMFSGNDRDPRSLPSLPEGPECNEDHYA, from the coding sequence ATGCCATGGCAGCCTTTTCAGGGAGCCAATCTGAAGATGGGAGGTCCAGCAGCCAAGATGAGGAGGGTCCAAACACTGAGGGGGAGCCCTGAAGATGATGCCGATTCCTTGCTCCACAAAGCACTGCATTTGAAGACGATGGAAATGGTGGAGTTCCTGCTTCTGAAGTATCGTGAAAAGGAGCCAGTCACAAAGGCAGAAATGCTGAGTAGTGTCATCAAAGAGCTCCAGGATCACTTCCCTGAGATCTTCAGCAATGCCGCTGAGTTCATGCAGGTGGTCTTTGGCATTGATGTGAAGGAAGTGGACCACAGTACCCACATCTATCTCCTGGTCACTACCTTGGGGCTCACCTATGATGGGATGGTTAGCGATGGGCACAGATATCCCAACACTGGTCTCCTGGTCACAGTTCTGAGAGTGATTGCTGTGCACGATGATTGTGCCCCTGAGGAGAAAGTCTGGGATGCACTGAATATTTTAGGGGTGCATGATGGGAAGGAGCATTGGCTctatggggagcccagggagctcctCACCAAAGTTTGGGTGCAGAAACAGTACCTGGTGTACCACCAGGTGCCCAATAGTTATCCTGCACGCTATGAGTTCCTGTGGGGTCTCAGGGCCCACGCTGAGACCACCATATCGAAAGCCCTCGAGTTTATGTTCAGTGGTAATGACAGGGATCCCCGTTCCCTCCCATCCCTGCCTGAAGGGCCTGAGTGCAATGAGGACCACTATGCCTGA